A region of Pseudopipra pipra isolate bDixPip1 chromosome 10, bDixPip1.hap1, whole genome shotgun sequence DNA encodes the following proteins:
- the COMMD2 gene encoding COMM domain-containing protein 2 isoform X2, which produces MLLVLSAEHRAHLGCLPRAGGAGKLDIGVDTIQHGVEGLTYLLTESSKLMISEIDFQDSIHVLGFSDELNKSLLQLYLDNRKEIRSILGELAPRLPSYHNLEWRLDVQLASRSLRQQIKPAVTMKLYLNQNEDQTAQVLQTDPATLLHLIQQLEQALGEMKTNHCRRIVRNMK; this is translated from the exons ATGCTGCTGGTGCTGTCGGCGGAGCACCGGGCGCACCTGGGCTGCTTgccgcgggcgggcggcgcaG GAAAGCTGGACATTGGCGTTGACACCATTCAGCATGGAGTAGAGGGACTAACCTATCTTCTTACTGAGAGCTCCAAGCTTATG ATTTCTGAGATTGACTTTCAAGATTCCATTCATGTTCTGGGATTCTCAGATGAATTGAACAAATCTTTGCTCCAGCTGTACCTTGACAACAGGAAGGAGATCAGGAGCATTCTTGGGGAGCTGGCACCAAGGCTGCCCAGCTACCACAATCTGGAGTGGAGACTGGATGTGCAG CTTGCAAGCAGAAGTTTGAGACAACAGATCAAGCCTGCTGTGACCATGAAGCTATATCTTAACCAGAATGAAGATCAAACTGCCCAGGTGTTGCAAACTGACCCTGCTACCCTTCTCCACCTGATCCAGCAACTGGAGCAGGCACTGGGGGAGATGAAGACGAACCACTGCAGGAGAATAGTGCGCAACATGAAATAG
- the COMMD2 gene encoding COMM domain-containing protein 2 isoform X1: MLLVLSAEHRAHLGCLPRAGGAAVGELGRLALEQLRRGAAPRACEAAARKLDIGVDTIQHGVEGLTYLLTESSKLMISEIDFQDSIHVLGFSDELNKSLLQLYLDNRKEIRSILGELAPRLPSYHNLEWRLDVQLASRSLRQQIKPAVTMKLYLNQNEDQTAQVLQTDPATLLHLIQQLEQALGEMKTNHCRRIVRNMK; encoded by the exons ATGCTGCTGGTGCTGTCGGCGGAGCACCGGGCGCACCTGGGCTGCTTgccgcgggcgggcggcgcaG CCGTGGGCGAGCTGGGCCGCCTGGCGTTGGAGCAGCTGCGGCGGGGAGCGGCACCGCGGGCCTGCGAGGCCGCCGCCA GAAAGCTGGACATTGGCGTTGACACCATTCAGCATGGAGTAGAGGGACTAACCTATCTTCTTACTGAGAGCTCCAAGCTTATG ATTTCTGAGATTGACTTTCAAGATTCCATTCATGTTCTGGGATTCTCAGATGAATTGAACAAATCTTTGCTCCAGCTGTACCTTGACAACAGGAAGGAGATCAGGAGCATTCTTGGGGAGCTGGCACCAAGGCTGCCCAGCTACCACAATCTGGAGTGGAGACTGGATGTGCAG CTTGCAAGCAGAAGTTTGAGACAACAGATCAAGCCTGCTGTGACCATGAAGCTATATCTTAACCAGAATGAAGATCAAACTGCCCAGGTGTTGCAAACTGACCCTGCTACCCTTCTCCACCTGATCCAGCAACTGGAGCAGGCACTGGGGGAGATGAAGACGAACCACTGCAGGAGAATAGTGCGCAACATGAAATAG